Part of the Methylomonas sp. AM2-LC genome, TACCGTTATATATTTAACAGTGGCTTGCATTTTAAACATTTTTTTCCTGATATTAACCAATCACCCGGTCGTCATTTACTGAGCAATGGTGTGGGTGTTACTTCACCACCTGCTTTGTTTAACGCTATATCTGCTATAAAAATCACTTCTGCTTTATATTCCGGCTTCGCTTCAATTATTGCTGCTCAATCACTGCAATTAGCCAATACCTTCGCTTATCTAAGCAAGTTCAGCACAAAAGTAAAATTTCATCCTTTCGATAATTTCGCTTTGTTTTTTGGTTTTTATGTAAACATTATCAACCCAGCCAGTACCGCTAATAGCACTTTCCCCGACAAGGTAGTGTTATGTTTTTTTACACCTAAAAGTCAACGCACTCTCCAGCTTGGATTGGGCTAAATACAATAACAATAATCATTATGAACGTGACTATCACCCACTCTTTAATTCAAAAACCGCTAGTGACGCGTCTAGGTTTCCATGCCCTGGCTTTACTGACTAAACTTTCCAACGCTCAAATTGCGCAGCAGCTAAACAAACTATTATTCAAAAAAACTGTCCAACAAGTAACGATTAATGAGAAGGTTTGCTAATGAATTTTTACATTAAAGGGTTGCTGGCGCTTTTACTGACGGTATTTTCTGCTTCCGCTTTTGCACATGCGCCAGGCTTAAGTTCTATGGACGTGAGACTTAATACCGATAACACTCTGGTGAAAGTGACCTTTGCCTTACAAGACATTGAGGCGTTCGCCCCCATGGATAGTGATTTAGATGCTGAAGTTAGCGATGCAGAACGCGATGCAGCTAAACCCAGTATTGCAAAATTACTGGCCGAACAACTACATATCAGCATCGATGGTAGCCAGTATGTACCCATAGCACCCGGCAAAGTGGAGTTTGATCAGCAAAATAACGCCCATGTAACGTTTACTTATCAAGCCACACCCAAGCAGCAATTGACTATTGATTCACGATTTTTATCACAGCTGCCGGAGGGGCATCAACAATATCTAACCCTACGTGATGATAGTGGTAAAACTCTGGTTGAAAAAATGTTGCTAAAACAGGATGCTCAGCTGAATTATAGCGTAATAGCAGAGGGCAGGGCGCAGCAAACGGCTGCACAATATACCTGGTTAGGTTCGTTTAGTGATTTTTTCAAACTCGGTGTTGAACATATACTAACTGGTTATGATCATCTACTGTTTTTGTTTGCCTTACTAGCAGTTACGCATAGTTTTTGGCCTGCGCTTAAAATTATTACTTTTTTTACCATTGCCCATTCCATTACTTTGGCCTGTGCCGGTTTAAGTCTGATTGAATTACCCAGCTCCTTTGTAGAGCCTGTCATTGCTTTAACTATTATTTACGTCAGTCTGGAAAATGTGTTTCGGGGTGATCACCCCAAAGGTCGGCAGTGGCTAACATTTGGTTTTGGTTTAATACATGGTTTTGGCTTTGCCAGTGTACTGAGAGAAATGGGCATTTCCTCTGGCGAGTCGGGTATTCTGGTACCCTTATTATCTTTCAACCTAGGTATAGAGACAGGGCAATTGACAGTAGCAGCTATCGTATTGCCCATCATTTGGTGGATCAATAATAATATGAAGATTGCCGAAAAACTACTGAAAGGCTGTTCCTTATCGGTCTGTTTAATGGGTACTTACTGGCTACTAGAAAGGACTGTGTTTTTATAAACATAAATGTTTTTATTGGCTAGGCAGATTTCGTACAAACTGATAGTTAAATGCTTAACAGTGGTATTTGATAGTCGCTAATAATTAAAATAACAAAGAGGTGCAGTATGAACATGTTAAAACTCTTCTATTTAAGCTTGGTACTGATTTTTATTCAGTTTCCAGCGCAGGCTGCCAATAAATACAGTTTAGAGCCAGGTGACATTGTATTAACCAATTGTCACGATATTTACACTAAAGGGGTGATTAAATCTAAAGTCGACGACGGATATACCGTTCATTTCCCTAAGGATAGCCGGCCCATTCAGTGTCCACCGTTTCGTTGGCATGCAGAATTCGTAACACCCTTTCAATCTGTTAACGAATACCGGTTGCAATTCCTGGGGGGATTGAAACGTGAATTGTTATTTAAAGTCGGCGAAAAAGTCACTATGCGCTTCGAACCGGACAGACGGGTGGTTAATAGTAAAGCGGTAGTTGATATTGACACCGAAATTACCGACATCAGTAGTAATGGTGCGATTGCCGTTAAACTGTTAAGTACTCAGCCAGATGCCATTGCAACATTTTGGCAGTGGGTTGGTACCAATTATATCGATTTACGCCATAAAGCTTTGGCGCAAGAAAGAAGTAAAAGAACACAATAATTTAATTAATACTTTACGTATTGGCACATAAACAATGTATATATCTTTTAATGAACAATCAGCTGCGCTATCTGACATGGGCTCAACACAGCTTAGATCTAACTTGAATAGGGGACGAAAGCCAAGCTTAGGGGCGACTTTATTAGGTGAAGAACGCCCCAGAGATATGTTTATACTCATATTTATTTTAGTGCTATTGCTGCATGTTTGGGGGATCTTATGGCAACGTTTTAATCAGGACGAAGTCGTCACAGAAGCTAAGCCGTAAACCAACACCAGTGGTCACTAAGCCAGTGGTTGAAACGCCAGCAGAAACTCAGGCTCCAGCACCTGTGGCAACACAAACACCTACAACATCAACCACTTCAACGTCCACAACAGCCACTAACGCTGTGTCATCCGAACCTGAAACTTTTACTCAGGCCAATTATCGTGCTAACTATGCGATTAACCCAAAACCAGAATACCCCGCTATAGCCAGAAGCCGCGAATGGGAAGGTAAGGTGTTATTGCGTGTACAAGTATCTGCAGAGGGTTTAACCGAAAGTGTAAAGATAGATAAAAGTAGCGGTCATGATATTTTGGACGATTGCGCCATTGAGGCCGTTAAAAAATGGCGATTTATACCCGCTAAACGTGGAGACACGCCGGTAGCTAGTTCGGTTATCGTACCCATTTCATTCAGTTTAAGTGAATAGAGGCGGCTTATTTTTTTAGTTTTCGGGCGATTTGTATGGCTTCTTTAGCCCATTCGGTGAGTAATTCTTGGTTTTCTATGACGTCATCAGGCACTGTAAAGTACTTGTTAACATACACAGTTTTTACCTTAGTCTGGTACTGAAAACAGCTCATTCCTTGTGCTTGATATTTTGTGCGAGTGGCGTTATCAACCACAAAATACAACACATTTCCCATAGCCATAGCAAATTGTACTGCATCCTGTTTTAGGCCAATACCGCCAAAAAATGAAACACAGGATAGGGCAGTGATGGAGTCTAACTGTTCCAACACGTAGTTAACAAACTGCTGTGTATTTGCTGTCATTCAACAATTTTAATTTAAAGATAGAATAAGCTATTTGCATTATCAACGAAGTAACTGACTAGAAATTCCATTCGATCAATATCAACAGTGTACTCATTCGGTAAGTCGTTATAGGCTGTCGTTACTGCATCAACATCGCCATCGGTAGATAACCAGGCATCATAGCCGCGTTCTAGTGCATCAGCTTCACACCTTAAACCCACCGCCTTGTATGAATCGATAACGCGTTGAATAGTGGCTTCGCGGTTGCCGAA contains:
- a CDS encoding HupE/UreJ family protein, with translation MNFYIKGLLALLLTVFSASAFAHAPGLSSMDVRLNTDNTLVKVTFALQDIEAFAPMDSDLDAEVSDAERDAAKPSIAKLLAEQLHISIDGSQYVPIAPGKVEFDQQNNAHVTFTYQATPKQQLTIDSRFLSQLPEGHQQYLTLRDDSGKTLVEKMLLKQDAQLNYSVIAEGRAQQTAAQYTWLGSFSDFFKLGVEHILTGYDHLLFLFALLAVTHSFWPALKIITFFTIAHSITLACAGLSLIELPSSFVEPVIALTIIYVSLENVFRGDHPKGRQWLTFGFGLIHGFGFASVLREMGISSGESGILVPLLSFNLGIETGQLTVAAIVLPIIWWINNNMKIAEKLLKGCSLSVCLMGTYWLLERTVFL
- a CDS encoding energy transducer TonB, which encodes MVTKPVVETPAETQAPAPVATQTPTTSTTSTSTTATNAVSSEPETFTQANYRANYAINPKPEYPAIARSREWEGKVLLRVQVSAEGLTESVKIDKSSGHDILDDCAIEAVKKWRFIPAKRGDTPVASSVIVPISFSLSE
- a CDS encoding TfoX/Sxy family protein; the encoded protein is MTANTQQFVNYVLEQLDSITALSCVSFFGGIGLKQDAVQFAMAMGNVLYFVVDNATRTKYQAQGMSCFQYQTKVKTVYVNKYFTVPDDVIENQELLTEWAKEAIQIARKLKK